Below is a genomic region from Echinicola rosea.
GGTAATGAGTTTGGTAGGGTTTCGTTGTTCCGAAATGAAGGAAATACAGGCGATTTTGTAGATGTTGAAGATTTTACATTCGTTCCAGACCCCTATGGTCAACCGGATGCTGCAGATTTAAACCAATCATTAGGAACTTCCGAAATCAACGTAACCGATGAGGACTTTAAGTTTCCGCAAATATTCAGGGTAAATGGTGCTGTGGATCATCAGTTTCCTGGTGGTTTGATTGCGACTTTTGAAGCCATATATTCCAAAAACCTAAAGAACATCGATTACAGAAATCTTAACAAAGAAGAAGCTGGCAATTTACAAGGTGGACCAGATGATCGGGTGGTTTTTGAAAGTGCATATATGAACGAAAACTTCACTGATGTCCTTTTATTGACCAATACCAATAAAGGTTATGCCTATAATTTGACTGCTCAATTGCAGAAGAACTTTGAAGGTGGTCTGTCCATGAGTGCTGCTTATACCTATGGCGAATCCAAAGACGTAAACGGCGGTACTTCCAGCCAGGCATACTCCAACTGGAGGTATGTAGAAACGGTCAATGGCGGTAACAATACCGAACTGGGCTTTTCGGACAATAATATCCGGTCTAGGGTAGTAGCCTCGGTAAACTATAAGATCAATTATAAAAATGGTTCTTCTACCAGCATCGGACTTTTCTACAATGGTCAGTCAGGTGTACCGCTTTCATATGTGTATGATGGTGATATCAATAATGATCGTACGTTTGGAAATGACTTGATCTACGTACCTGCTAGTGCTGATGAAATCAATTTTGTAGGGTCAGCGTCAGAGCAAGCTTCTCAGTGGAACAGACTGAATGCTTTTATCGAAGGCAATGAGTACCTCAGCTCCAGAAGGGGACAATATGTAGAGCGAAATGGCGATAAACTACCTTGGACCAATCAAGTGGATTTGCGCTTTATGCATGAATTCAAACTGGCCACTGTCGGTGAGACGAATCACAGACTGCAACTTTCCTTTGATGTGTTTAACCTCGGTAACCTGATCAGCAAAGAGTGGGGCAGACAGTACAGCGTCAGCAACAACTCCTTCTCCTTGATCAATTTTGAAGGTTATGAAGACGGAGGCTATGTGCCTACTTACAGCTATGATGGCTCCGGGCTAAGTGATGGCAATCCTTACTTTGTAAGTGACTTCCTTAGCAGATGGAGAGGACAGATTGGAATTCGTTATATCTTCGACTGATCCCGTCCATCTTATTAGAAATACAGAGGCATCCGTCAGAGGCGGATGCCTTTTGCATGTTATGATAGATGAATGGGATAGAAAATGCTAAATTCCAAGTTGGTTTTTCATCTCTTTACCTTTGCTACTTTTTTGCTTCAGGTCAAAAAAGCACCCCAAACCTGTCCGCCAGTGGTGGAAACCCCGCCGCTACGCCATGGCGCACAGGTGTGCACCTATTGGCCTAAAATTAAAACCTTCCCTCATGCAGGCAAACACCTTCTTTTTAGCTGCCAACATTCTTTTTGGCTAGCATTTCGTCAAACAAGCCTGCCTTCTTGCCGCCCGCTTTTTAATTTCTTAATGCCCAATACCTGCAAGGCGGATTCAGTTAATAAGTCCCAAAAATGTATCGCTTCGCTGCTATTTTCGATTTTACCACAGCGATGCTTTGATTCAATCTCCAAACAGCCTGATTTCTTATAGTTTCAGCTCTTCCCGATAGCTATCCTTTAGATTCCGGGTTTAAGTTTTTGCATTTTATTTAAAACCAAGGTGGTAATATTTACGTCCTTTAAGGCATAAATCATATTTACTACATCTTTTATGAGACTCCTTTTTCTATTATTACTTTTGGTGGGTGGATTTGGCGCCTATGCTCAAGAGAACAACGACAAACTTTATTTGGCCAATGAGACGCTAGATGTGTCTGTGGAAGAAGTCGGCATGAACACCATTACATACCGGTATCCTGGTGAAAATGCTAGCTACGTCATAAGCAAAAACAGAGTTGATAAAATCATTTTTGGAAGTGGAAGGGAAGAAGTCTTTAAGTCTAATTTCCATGATGTACTGACGATTGACGATTACGAAAAAGTTTACATCACGTATGTGCCTGAAGATATCAAAGGACTTGCGTCAAGGGGAGAGGTATTTGCCAAGGCGACTGGAGTGACAGCGCTTTCGAGTATCAACAATGTGAAAAATCGAGCGGTAAAAAAAGCCAAGATAGAAGCGACCATGCTCGGTGCCAATGTGATCTATGTGGGCAATATGTTTCAGCGGGGAAATCAATACGGGAGTGAAGAGACCCCTGCCAACTCTACTATGACCAGTATCAGCGGAACAGCCTATTCCAGTGAACCGTTGGATGTGAAGGCTGCCCGGGAATATATCCAAAACCATGAGTTTGTCTATAGCCATAATTACAAGCTTAACAGAAATGCTTGGGATGCCGATATTGAGCCAAAACCCATTACCAATACAAAAGGGGAAATCAATTTTGTCCAGTTTATGGATATTTATGAGCATGATGGAAAACTAATGGTAAAGGTGGACATTGGAGATAACAGGAAGAATGAATTGGAAGTGATCAAAGCCGAGCAAGATAAGCTGATTCTAATGGAAAGGAATGGTAAGAAAATTTATAATTACCTCCTTATCACCAAAGAAGATCCTCGAGTCAGCAATGCTTTAAAGGCCCAAAGGCATTCAACACTACCATAAAATGTGTGCTTAGGAAGGATGTGCAGGAATGTGCAGGATGACTTTTTGGTAATTTAATGAAAAATTATGGTGATGACTGATTAATCCCCATCGCCATGTCTTTTCTGCACCATACCCCCAAAGTAACCGATCTTTCCAGTTCCAGTGAGCGGAATACTGGGTTTTCGTATGCTAACATGGACGAAGTCCGGCTATGGGATGCTTTTAGAGAAGGGAATGAGGAGGCCTTTGTTGCGATGTACAAACAGTACGCAAATGTACTCTTTAATTTTGGTTGCCAACTTACCTCTGATTACGATTTAGTAAAGGATACCCTACAGGATTTTTTTATTTATTTGAGGCAAAAAAGAAGCCGGCTGGGCCAAACGGATGCCATCAAGCCATACCTGATCAAAAGCTTCAAAAGAAGGATGGTCGTGGTCCTGAAAAAGCGGCAAAAGCACGTTTCAGACAAAGGTACATTTGACTTCAGGCAGTTTCCGGTGGAGCTTTCCCACGAGACGGTGTACATCAATCGCCAATTCGAAAGCGAGCAGCTCAGACGGTTAAATGAAGCCTTACAACAGCTCGATGCCAGAGAAAGGGAGGCGATTTACTATTTTTATTTTGAGGGGCTCAGTTATCAAGAGATTGCGCTGATTTTCGAGTTTTCACATGTTTCCTCAGCGAGAAGATTGGTTTATCGTGGACTCGCCCACCTGCGGAAATTCTTTGTTGCCTACCTAGTGGGGGTTTTTTGGGGCCTCAAAGAGTGGTAGTGTGGCGCGGGTACTCACTACGTTTAGAATCAAACGGAGCATAACCATTCACTTCGCACTTCTATGCAGCACCTTCGGTAATTTGGCTCTATATGGATTATAGTGGGTAAAGATATTATTCCGGTTAAATTAATGTTGATTCATGTTCCTTTTCAGTGGGCAATTTTCTATTCTGCCTTGAGGTATTTGACGTTAAGAAATCAAAGAAGTGGGCTGGAAAAAGCGCAGGCTTGTTTGACGTGAATCAGTACAAAAAATTGGTATGCTGCACAAATAGAGGAGTTTGCCTGCGTGAGTGCTGGCTTTGATTTTAGTCATATAGCTCACCGCAGCGGGTTTTTTTGGTTACGTTTTTCACCTGAAGGAAAAAAGTAACATGGCCATGAGATGAAAGGCAAGCTAGAATTTGACATGCAAAGTAATAGTTACCCATAGTAAATCATATAGAACCGTAATTTTATTTGTGATCGAGTGGTCAATTAAAAAATTACTTATACTTTTGTATTTATTAATAATAAGTCTAAATAAAAACTGATGTTATGAAAAACAGTTTGCTTTTTTTGGTTCTCTTAAGCTTAAGCACCCTAAGCATGGCTCAAACAGGGAAACTAACAGGCACCGTCACTGACCAAAACGGCGAGGGGGCACAATACGTCAATGTACTCCTTGATGGTACGGGAAGAGGAACCCTCACCGATAAGGATGGAAGTTATACATTGGAGAATGTTGCAGCAGGTGAACAGACCGTTAAATTCAGTTCTTTCACCTATTCTCCCGTGTTTAGGACAGTGGTCATCAAGGAAGGTCAGACCACGACCCTGGATATTTCAGTAGATGAAGATGAGCTTCAGCTACAGACAGTGGAAATTATAGGCCGGGCAGAAACAAGCTATAAAAATACCAATTCGTTCATTGGGACGAAGTCCTCTACACCTATCCGGGATGTACCCCAGTCCATTGGCTATGTGACCAAAGAGCTGGCACTGGACCAAGGAGCGTACACGGTAAACGATGTGGTCAAAAATGTCAGTGGCGTAAATCAATTTACATTTTATAATGACATCACCATCCGTGGGCATCGTATCAAAGGCCAAGATCTTTCAGGTAACCTGGTGAATGGCATGCGTGCTTTTACCAGTTTCTGGAAGCAACAATTGATTCCACATATCGAGCGGGTTGAGGTGATCAAAGGACCTGCTTCTGCCCTTTTTGGGAATGCTTCAGCCGGTGGGACGATCAATAGGGTGACCAAAAAACCACTAAAAGAGAAGCGCCAATCCATCAGCTCCACGGTGGGAAGCTTTAATACCTTTCGCATGCTCGGCGACTTTACCGGGCCAATGACCCAGGATGAAAGCCTTCTGTATCGCTTAAATCTTGGTTATGAAAATTCAGGAAGCTTCCGTGACCTGCAGTATGCCAAGAACTTGGTCGTAGCTCCTTCATTTTCATTTTTGCCATCAGAGAAGACTTTGTTAAACTTCGATGTGGTGTATCAAAAATCCGATGGCATGCTGGACCGTGGGCAGGCAGTATTCGGTAACGGAGATCTCTTTTCCGTACCGATCAGCAAATCCATCAATGCCGTCAATGACTACTTGAAGGAGGAAAGTCTCAATGTGACCATTTCCCTTCGTCATCAAATTACCGATGGCCTGAGCTTCAATTCCGTTTTCATGCGTTCAGATTACAGTGAGGACCTTCAAGAGCACCGGGGCAATAATAAGTTTGCCAATAATGGTGACGGAAGTCTTGACATTGAGAAGGTGGAAATGCGGATGGGGATCCGTCAAAGGAGCTGGAGCAACAATAACTTTAGCAATTATTTTAACTATGATTTCAGCACTGGTGATGTGGACCATAAACTGCTCGTGGGGTATGATTACTTCCAGCAGACCCTGCGCCCAGGTGGCTCGCAACTTCAAGCCAGAGGGTATCTCACCGCAGACCGTACAGGCTCGATCAACTCTTATAATCCAGACAATAGGGAATTGTATGCCTTGGATGCGGATGGTAATCCCATCCCTGTCGTACCGCATTTTGACCTGACTGATCCGTACGGAAACCAACTGCAGGATATCAGTAAATACATTTACAGCACCAATAGTTTTCCGCAATCCAGCCTTTACTCGCATGGGGTATATGTACAGGAGCAAATGAAGATCGGAAAATGGAGGGTTTTGTTGGGGCTTCGTCAGGAGTACTATACCGATTTGCTGAATTATAAGACAGATAATGAGGAAAAAGTGACACAGGATGCCCTAATTCCCCGGGTAGGCGTGGTTTACTCCCTGACACCCAATATTAACCTGTATGGTACCTACGTCCAAGGCTACCAACCCCAAACAGCCACGGTGATCAATAACCCAGAAGCGGGTGGGCCATTTGATCCCCTGACCAGTGAGCTGAAGGAAGTCGGTGTGAAGAGTGATTGGTTTGAAGGCCGGTTAAGTGCTACCATGGCCCTGTACTACCTTACGGAAAAAGGGACACTATACAATGCAAATGATCCCGGCAATCCTGACTTGCTAGTACAGACCGGAAAGGACCTTTCCAAAGGAGTGGAGCTTGACTTGGTCGGAAGGATTACCGATAACTGGAGTGTGATAGTCAATTATGCTTACAACCAAGCTACCATTGAGGAAGGTGATGATGAAAACCTTGTGGGCCGTCAAAAGCCCAATGCACCCAAGCACGCAGGGAACCTATGGACAAAATATATCATCAGCGAAGGAAACCTGAAAGGGCTGGGATTCGGTCTTGGTGGTAACTTCGTGACAGAGCGATTTGGGTCATTAGGGGCTACCGAGGAGCCACCGGTTTTTCCGGGGTACGAGCTGGTAAATGCTGCAGTTTATTACAAGATCGACAAATTCCAAATCCAGATGAATTTTAACAATGTCTTTGATAAAACCCACTGGGTAGGAGGATACGATTACATCAGGGCATTCCCGGGAGCTCCACGCAATGTCATGACCACGGTTTCTTATACATTTTAAATTACAAGGTACAATTAGCTTGGTACGGTTTTGTGGTCTCGATATGGTACAATCGCTTTATGCTGTTCGCAGTGGCGCTTTCTACGTTCTTGCGAGCAGCGTAAGTGATGTAGAGGTAGGATAGCCTTATATTTGGTGGTATGGATAATAAGTTAATTTGGAAGATTCACAACTGGGTGGGCTTGTATGTGGGGGTAGTAATTGCCTTTCTCAGCATTACAGGCGCGGCTGCACTTTTCAGACCAGAGGTGGACCGGTTGCTGAATCCCCATTTGACGAAGGCGGCTCCTCAGCCAGACCAGGTTTCGCTCACCGGTGCCGTGGAGGAAGTCCTTGCGACCCATCCTGACCATGAGCTTTTTGAGGTCGAACTTCCCAAGGCTTACCTTGACACTTGGAATATACGACTGAGACCAAAAGATCCGGATCCCATGCAACCGACATTTTGGGAGGTTTTTGTCAATCCATATACAGGTGAAGTGCTGGGTGAAAGGAATTACTTTAAAAGTTTCAGTTATTTTTTGAGAAATATCCATGTGAGACTGTATGAAGCCCAATTTGGTAGGCAATTGGTAGGCCTTGCAGGAATCGCCCTGCTCATATCCACCATCACAGGCCTGCTCATTTACGGGAAATTTACCAAGAAGCAAGAATTCGGTAATATCAGAAAGAAAAACCTGAGGATCACCCAAGCAGATTTACATAAATTCGTCGGCATCACTGCACTCGCTTTTAACCTGGTCATAGCCATCACTGGTGCATGGCTCGGGCTGCAGGTGTATCTGATGCAAGCTGTTGGCATGGATCAGCCCAATGGCTTTGTACGGAAGGAGAAGCCTTTCACTGTTGAGGAAGATACCAATTATGCATTGGATTATGAGGAAGTATTGGAAACGACAAGAAAGGAGTTTCCTGCGTTGCAGGTATGGAATATCCGTCCGACTACTAACGGGGAAGGCATTATCCAAGTCCTCGGAAACGTTCAAGGCCAAGCCTATGAAAGAAGGTCCAATAAGCTGTTTTTGGATAAAAAGGATTTTAGTGTGCACCGTAAATACAATATTAGTGAGCAAGGTTTGGGAGAAAAGCTTTACTATGTTCAGGAATCGTTTCATTTTGGGGACTTTGGTGGATTGCCACTAAAGTTGCTATACTGTGTATTGGCAATTGGGTCTTCATTTCTTTCCTTAAGTGGGTTTATCATTTTTCTGGAACGCACCAAAAAGAAGCGTTCGCAGAAGCCCAGTTATGTACCTCTGAAGCCGCTGCTGTTGCGTTGGGGAGCAGGAATGGCTGTATTTATCATTATTGTGGCGATTCTAAGCACCAATTTTGGCATTGCTGTCCCTTCTTTACTAGTCACGACAGGCATATACGGCTTCTTTATTTATTTGATCATTAAGGCCATATGGAAACGGTATGTCGGTGCAGGACCGTTTTCTGGCACATCTGATTCTGTGGCATGAAGGAGAAAATAGACGTTTTACAACAGCACGTTTTAGTCCCTTTGCTTTTGGCATTGGCCTCCATTGCGATGGTGATGGCCCTCTATTTTTGTTCTGAGTGGCTCATCAGTGCCGAAGTTCCTGAGGAAACTGCTTTTTTTACCTATGAGGAAGCGGTCTCAAGCCGTGCGTACCAAAGCGAAATGGGAGGATTTGCCGTGCTGTTTTTGTTGGTCACCGTAAGTTGTATTGGGGCCGTATTCGTGAAGCAGCGCCTTGTTAGTTTTATGGCTGTGGGATTGGCAATAGCTGGAATATTCTATTTGGGATTTGGATAATTATCCTTTGAGGTCGGCACTTATGCCCGGTGCTTGAGGGGTTTGATAGCGTCCTTCCATGATACTTACAGGATGGACAAAATAGTCGTTAAGATGAGGAATATGCTCCAGCAATAGCGCAGGGTGATCCAGGGCAATATGGTTAAATAGTACCAAGTGTTGATGGATTTGACCCATGTCTCCCACATGTGGTACGACAGGCACATTGAATTTTTTGGAAAGCAAACTGATCAGAATAAATTCGGAAATACCACCGACCCGGACGGTATCCACTTGATTAAAGCTCATGCATCCCGATTGAAGGAAGTTTTTGAAAAGTATTTTATTGGGTACATGTTCTCCCAGAGCGATTTTAATGGGGACTTCTTCTGCTAGCCGGACATGGGCTAGGATATCATCCGGATGGGTGGGTTCTTCGATCCAATAGGGGTTTAGCTCATGCAATTCCTTGCAGATCTCAATGGCTTGGGGGAGGTTCCATTGTTGGTTGGCGTCAAACATGATCTTGGCATGGTCACCGGCGATTTTACGTACCAAGGCAGCCCTTCTGATGTCGCGCGTTGATTGAGCACTGCCCACTTTTAATTTCATAGCGGTAAAACCCTTGTCCATGGCTTTCTGGATATTCCTGACCACTTGGTCATCCCTGTAATTGAACCAGCCAATGGATGTGTCATAGCCAGGGTAGCCTAATGATAGGATTTTTTCCCGTTCTGGTTTGCCACCGTTTTTGGACTGGAGCATTTGGATCACTTCCTCTCGGTTTATAATCTCTTCACAGTGAGAGAAGTCCAGCGTGTCCGCCAATGCTTCTGGTGAGAGCGTTATCAAAAGCTTCCATAACGGTACTTGATGTGATTTTGCCCATAAGTCAAAGCAGGCATTCACGACCGAAGCCAGTGCTAAGTGTACCACGCCCTTATGCGGTCCGAGCCACCGGAAGTGCGGATCTTCCAACATGGCCCGGTAGGTTTTGCCAAATTCAGCCATCAATTCGTTGATTTCTTTACCTTGGATATGCTTGGCCAAGTATAAGATAGCATCACAGACCAGATTATTCCCCTCTCCTAATGTAAAGGCCAGCCCAGTCCCCTCGTGCCCGGTTTCGGTCATGAGCCTACATACGGCATAGGCGTAAGTTGGCTTGCTGTGTATGGCGTCTGAGCCAGCTCCTCCCTGGAGCGGGAAACGCACATCGTCCGCTGCTATTTTCTTGATCACTGTTGAGCTTTTCATCAATAATGCCGTTTCGGATTGGTCTGTGAAAAATGGTCTGGTCAATGGATGTCCTTAATTTAACCAAGTTAGTCCGTATGACCTATTTTTTTTGTTGGTTTCCAATAATATTAAGGGAGAATTCGGCTTTTGCCCAGTGGTTACCAAAAAGTAGCCTAATTGCCTAAAGGTGACGCTGATTTCGGGCAAAAAATCATGTGATTGTCAAGTCCAATAGAAAACCAGCTGCATATAATTAATTATTAATGATTTCATAAGCGAAATAAATTGACTTTTTGGCTCATGATTAGTTACTTGAAATTTCCACGATTCAGTTGAGTTCCTGGCAGGATAAACTGACATCCAATTCGGGCAGCCATGAAAAAAGTAGTGATTTTTTGTTTTGTGTTTCTCTATGGCCAAGTTTGCGAGGCGCAGTATTGGGATTTTGAAAAACCCGACTATGAAAAGATAGCAGAGGCGATTAAAGATGAAGCGTCCCTTATGCATTATCCGCCATTATTGGAGCGGTATCAACGTGCCGATTCGACGCTTTCCCTGATAGAAATGCGTCACCTATACTACGGCTTTGTGTTTCACCCTGCCTATACCACTGATGAGCCGGTGAAGGTAAAGGATAGCCTTGATGCCGTCCTTCGGAAGGAAGTGCATCATGATGAAGACCTTAAGCAGATTGTACGCCTGGGGAGTAGAATCCTCGAAAAAAATCCTTTTGACCTGAAAGTGATGAATTATCAATTATATGCGGTGGAGCAGCTTAAGGATACCGTAGGAGTTAAAAAAATCACCTTCAAAATGGACATGATCTTTGAGACGTTACTCAGTTCGGGTGATGGAGCTACCAAGGAGACTGCCTTTTTTGTAATAGACCCTGCGCACGAGCTGATCTTGATGGAGACGTTGGGTTTGAGGTCGGGAGATAAGCGTCAGGCGATTGGAAAATATGATTTTTTGGAATTGGCGGCCAACGATATTGGTTTAGAAGGTTTGTATTTTGATCTTAGTCCCCAAAGAAATTTTCTCATAAATTCATTACGAAACAATAATCTATAAAAGCACCTATTCTATGAAGACCCAGCCCCAAACCTCAAAAGCCTATTTTAAGAACTTAACAATACTTCATGGGATGCTTTTAGTGGCTCAGATAGCGTTTTTTACTGCCGCTTATTTTTTTACGGACAGGAGTATGGTGAGCAATGAGGAGCTGAATTCCCTGTTCACCTATCTTATTCCGGTATTGGTTCTTGCAGGAATTGCTGGAAGTAACCTTCTGTTCAGGAAGCAGCTGGCCAAACTCATTGAAACTGATACGCTAAAAGTCAAACTAACCGGCTACCTGAGCAGCTTGGTGATCAAGTATGCTCTGTTGGAAATCCCCGCGATGCTGTCCATTGTAGCTTATTTTATCACTGCCAATTACCTGTTTTTAGGGATGGCCGTCGTGGTTTTGATCGTTTTTGTCCTTGATAGGCCTTCGATGGGCAGGACGATCACTGATCTCCAGCTCAGCATGGCAGAGCGACAAAAAGTCGAAAACCCTCATGAAGAAGTGGCTGAGGTGAATATTCGATAAAGTAGAGGCCCTTACAGGGGGTTAATAACTATCGGTTTTTACTTCATCGATATGGTGCAGGTTTTTATAGACTTCTATACTAAATACCCGCACCGTATCCCCACGATAGGTGGCATAATGCGTTTCTTTCAGGATTCGTTGGTCAAATCCGTCCATTACCTCGGTACGATCAGCGGTATTCCACTGAATGAAAATACCATCGTAGCCTTTGTTTTCAAATTGGTCAATTCCGGGCCACAGGTCAAACTGGTTTTTTCTCCTTCCTAAATTGATAGTGTAGGTTTGTGGGTTTCCGTCCACATAAAAAGCCATTTCGGAGGCCAAATGGTAGCTATCACTGAAGATGAAGTGCTTTTCTAATGCTAGTGAGTCTATGAGTACATTGATTC
It encodes:
- a CDS encoding RNA polymerase sigma factor, whose product is MSFLHHTPKVTDLSSSSERNTGFSYANMDEVRLWDAFREGNEEAFVAMYKQYANVLFNFGCQLTSDYDLVKDTLQDFFIYLRQKRSRLGQTDAIKPYLIKSFKRRMVVVLKKRQKHVSDKGTFDFRQFPVELSHETVYINRQFESEQLRRLNEALQQLDAREREAIYYFYFEGLSYQEIALIFEFSHVSSARRLVYRGLAHLRKFFVAYLVGVFWGLKEW
- a CDS encoding DUF4919 domain-containing protein, coding for MKKVVIFCFVFLYGQVCEAQYWDFEKPDYEKIAEAIKDEASLMHYPPLLERYQRADSTLSLIEMRHLYYGFVFHPAYTTDEPVKVKDSLDAVLRKEVHHDEDLKQIVRLGSRILEKNPFDLKVMNYQLYAVEQLKDTVGVKKITFKMDMIFETLLSSGDGATKETAFFVIDPAHELILMETLGLRSGDKRQAIGKYDFLELAANDIGLEGLYFDLSPQRNFLINSLRNNNL
- a CDS encoding PepSY-associated TM helix domain-containing protein: MDNKLIWKIHNWVGLYVGVVIAFLSITGAAALFRPEVDRLLNPHLTKAAPQPDQVSLTGAVEEVLATHPDHELFEVELPKAYLDTWNIRLRPKDPDPMQPTFWEVFVNPYTGEVLGERNYFKSFSYFLRNIHVRLYEAQFGRQLVGLAGIALLISTITGLLIYGKFTKKQEFGNIRKKNLRITQADLHKFVGITALAFNLVIAITGAWLGLQVYLMQAVGMDQPNGFVRKEKPFTVEEDTNYALDYEEVLETTRKEFPALQVWNIRPTTNGEGIIQVLGNVQGQAYERRSNKLFLDKKDFSVHRKYNISEQGLGEKLYYVQESFHFGDFGGLPLKLLYCVLAIGSSFLSLSGFIIFLERTKKKRSQKPSYVPLKPLLLRWGAGMAVFIIIVAILSTNFGIAVPSLLVTTGIYGFFIYLIIKAIWKRYVGAGPFSGTSDSVA
- a CDS encoding enolase C-terminal domain-like protein; the protein is MKSSTVIKKIAADDVRFPLQGGAGSDAIHSKPTYAYAVCRLMTETGHEGTGLAFTLGEGNNLVCDAILYLAKHIQGKEINELMAEFGKTYRAMLEDPHFRWLGPHKGVVHLALASVVNACFDLWAKSHQVPLWKLLITLSPEALADTLDFSHCEEIINREEVIQMLQSKNGGKPEREKILSLGYPGYDTSIGWFNYRDDQVVRNIQKAMDKGFTAMKLKVGSAQSTRDIRRAALVRKIAGDHAKIMFDANQQWNLPQAIEICKELHELNPYWIEEPTHPDDILAHVRLAEEVPIKIALGEHVPNKILFKNFLQSGCMSFNQVDTVRVGGISEFILISLLSKKFNVPVVPHVGDMGQIHQHLVLFNHIALDHPALLLEHIPHLNDYFVHPVSIMEGRYQTPQAPGISADLKG
- a CDS encoding TonB-dependent receptor — protein: MKNSLLFLVLLSLSTLSMAQTGKLTGTVTDQNGEGAQYVNVLLDGTGRGTLTDKDGSYTLENVAAGEQTVKFSSFTYSPVFRTVVIKEGQTTTLDISVDEDELQLQTVEIIGRAETSYKNTNSFIGTKSSTPIRDVPQSIGYVTKELALDQGAYTVNDVVKNVSGVNQFTFYNDITIRGHRIKGQDLSGNLVNGMRAFTSFWKQQLIPHIERVEVIKGPASALFGNASAGGTINRVTKKPLKEKRQSISSTVGSFNTFRMLGDFTGPMTQDESLLYRLNLGYENSGSFRDLQYAKNLVVAPSFSFLPSEKTLLNFDVVYQKSDGMLDRGQAVFGNGDLFSVPISKSINAVNDYLKEESLNVTISLRHQITDGLSFNSVFMRSDYSEDLQEHRGNNKFANNGDGSLDIEKVEMRMGIRQRSWSNNNFSNYFNYDFSTGDVDHKLLVGYDYFQQTLRPGGSQLQARGYLTADRTGSINSYNPDNRELYALDADGNPIPVVPHFDLTDPYGNQLQDISKYIYSTNSFPQSSLYSHGVYVQEQMKIGKWRVLLGLRQEYYTDLLNYKTDNEEKVTQDALIPRVGVVYSLTPNINLYGTYVQGYQPQTATVINNPEAGGPFDPLTSELKEVGVKSDWFEGRLSATMALYYLTEKGTLYNANDPGNPDLLVQTGKDLSKGVELDLVGRITDNWSVIVNYAYNQATIEEGDDENLVGRQKPNAPKHAGNLWTKYIISEGNLKGLGFGLGGNFVTERFGSLGATEEPPVFPGYELVNAAVYYKIDKFQIQMNFNNVFDKTHWVGGYDYIRAFPGAPRNVMTTVSYTF